One stretch of Vulgatibacter sp. DNA includes these proteins:
- a CDS encoding MlaD family protein, whose protein sequence is METEKRVTARVGLFVMVGLVLFAAAVFLLGAERGVFSRYTEYTASFTSIEGLKAGSPVRLAGVEVGQVTAITFYDDPNDKRVQVRFRVLAKYGDRIRGDSQASVGSRGLLGDKVIDITLGSATQQVVAEGGELLAAPAADYTEMLKKGGAVLDNAVTMTNDLKEIIAAYNTPEVKDDLVGLISSSRDVVEQVKSGKGALHTLIYDAKTGAEVKRMVGDAAAIAARTDAAVGRVDRILAQVQSGNGLVGAMLYDPAGKAAVQDLSNVANEIGALATAVRTEKAGLLHQLVYGGEDGQPNMGEELAAAARDMRLVVAKIKEGDGSLGALINDPTVYEDLKGILGNVKRNRILRELVRYSISQSDEIEQYGKKE, encoded by the coding sequence ATGGAAACCGAGAAGCGCGTCACCGCCCGCGTCGGCCTCTTCGTGATGGTGGGGCTCGTGCTCTTCGCCGCTGCAGTCTTCCTGCTCGGCGCCGAGCGCGGCGTCTTCAGCCGCTACACCGAGTACACCGCCTCCTTCACCTCGATCGAGGGGCTGAAGGCGGGCTCGCCCGTGCGCCTCGCAGGCGTCGAGGTGGGCCAGGTCACCGCGATCACCTTCTACGACGATCCGAACGACAAGCGCGTGCAGGTGCGCTTCCGCGTCCTCGCCAAATACGGGGACCGGATCCGCGGCGACAGCCAGGCGTCGGTCGGGTCCCGCGGCCTCCTCGGCGACAAGGTGATCGACATCACCCTGGGCTCGGCGACGCAGCAGGTGGTGGCCGAGGGCGGCGAGCTCCTCGCGGCGCCGGCGGCCGACTACACCGAGATGCTCAAGAAGGGCGGGGCGGTCCTCGACAACGCGGTGACGATGACCAACGACCTCAAGGAGATCATCGCCGCCTACAACACCCCGGAGGTGAAGGACGACCTCGTCGGCCTCATCTCCTCCAGCCGCGACGTGGTCGAGCAGGTGAAGAGCGGCAAGGGCGCGCTCCACACGCTGATCTACGACGCGAAGACCGGCGCCGAGGTGAAGCGGATGGTCGGCGACGCCGCGGCGATCGCCGCCCGCACCGACGCAGCCGTGGGTCGGGTCGATCGGATCCTCGCCCAGGTGCAGAGCGGCAACGGCCTCGTCGGCGCGATGCTCTACGACCCGGCAGGCAAGGCGGCGGTGCAGGACCTCTCCAACGTCGCCAACGAGATCGGCGCCCTCGCCACCGCCGTGCGCACCGAGAAGGCGGGCCTGCTCCACCAGCTCGTCTACGGCGGCGAGGATGGCCAGCCGAACATGGGCGAGGAGCTCGCGGCCGCGGCCCGCGACATGCGGCTCGTGGTGGCGAAGATCAAGGAAGGCGACGGCTCCCTCGGCGCGCTGATCAACGACCCGACGGTCTACGAGGACCTCAAGGGGATCCTCGGCAACGTGAAGCGCAACCGCATCCTCCGCGAGCTGGTGCGCTACTCCATCTCGCAGAGCGACGAGATCGAGCAGTACGGCAAGAAGGAGTAG
- a CDS encoding metallophosphoesterase family protein, whose translation MRIGLVSDTHGRFDPRLPELLAGCERILHAGDVMGAAVIEKLAAIAPTAAVRGNNDRDAFGATLPEVLVESVGELSVLVIHELGKPEKLLPAARQAIEQAAPQLVIYGHSHKPAIEVRDGRLYVNPGSCGPRRFSLPRSIAILDLRRNRARVELLDLEGSGRQSLLEPAEVAF comes from the coding sequence ATGCGCATCGGCCTCGTCTCCGACACCCACGGACGTTTCGACCCCAGGCTCCCCGAGCTCCTCGCGGGCTGCGAGCGGATCCTCCACGCGGGGGACGTGATGGGGGCCGCCGTGATCGAAAAGCTGGCGGCCATCGCGCCCACCGCAGCGGTCCGGGGCAACAACGACCGGGACGCCTTCGGCGCCACGCTCCCCGAGGTGTTGGTGGAATCGGTCGGGGAGCTAAGCGTGCTGGTGATCCACGAGCTGGGCAAGCCGGAGAAGCTCCTCCCCGCAGCCCGGCAGGCGATCGAGCAGGCGGCGCCGCAGCTGGTGATCTACGGCCACTCCCACAAACCCGCGATCGAGGTCCGCGACGGCAGGCTCTACGTCAACCCGGGGAGCTGCGGTCCGAGGCGCTTCTCGCTCCCCCGGTCGATCGCGATCCTCGACCTGCGCCGGAATCGTGCGCGCGTGGAGTTGTTGGACCTCGAAGGAAGCGGGCGGCAGAGCCTCCTCGAGCCCGCGGAGGTCGCTTTTTGA
- the lexA gene encoding transcriptional repressor LexA, giving the protein MEELTERQLAILGYIAQHIQQQRFPPTIREIGTAMGIRSTNGVNDHLKALERKGFLARGEMKSRALVPTPKAWDALGTDVPLAENVSTALPRKAAANDDLLEVPLLGKVAAGAPILAEENLDSTVRIDPNLLGRGGARGSVFALRVSGDSMIGDGIYDGDILFVKKQETARTNEIVVAMIEGEATVKRYFPEGDRIRLQPSNPRLQPIYVRKADARAIQILGIAVGVFRNLE; this is encoded by the coding sequence ATGGAAGAGCTCACCGAACGACAGCTCGCCATCCTGGGGTACATCGCCCAGCACATCCAGCAGCAGCGCTTTCCACCGACGATTCGCGAGATCGGCACGGCGATGGGGATCCGCTCGACCAACGGGGTGAACGATCATCTCAAGGCGTTGGAGCGCAAGGGGTTCCTCGCCCGCGGCGAGATGAAGAGCCGGGCGCTGGTGCCGACCCCGAAGGCCTGGGATGCACTCGGCACCGACGTGCCGCTCGCCGAGAACGTCTCCACCGCCCTGCCCCGGAAGGCCGCGGCGAACGACGATCTGCTCGAGGTGCCCCTGCTCGGCAAGGTGGCGGCCGGTGCGCCGATCCTCGCGGAGGAGAACCTCGACAGCACCGTGCGGATCGATCCCAATCTCCTCGGTCGTGGCGGGGCCAGGGGATCGGTCTTCGCGCTGCGGGTGAGCGGCGACTCGATGATCGGCGACGGGATCTACGACGGCGACATCCTCTTCGTGAAGAAACAGGAGACCGCCCGGACCAACGAGATCGTGGTGGCGATGATCGAGGGGGAGGCGACGGTGAAGCGCTACTTCCCCGAGGGGGACCGGATCCGGCTGCAGCCCTCCAACCCGCGGCTCCAGCCGATCTACGTACGCAAGGCGGACGCGCGGGCGATCCAGATCCTCGGCATCGCGGTGGGCGTCTTCCGCAACCTCGAGTAG
- a CDS encoding c-type cytochrome, whose protein sequence is MLEPEAAHRIRLRRAAALPFLGAALLLCGCDGIQSTLAPAGVGAKRIATLFWISVVGAAAIWLAVMALTLVAIRRGNARGEGRRIADETRGPAAWIIVGGGAVFPSVVLAGYLLYGLALLPDLVAPAPHGSLQIQISGEMWWWRVHYLPPGGDPVPLANEIRLPVGEPVEFLVESPDVIHSFWIPSLGPKIDMIPGRKNRLALQPTTTGLFRGACAEYCGASDARMNFYAEVMEKAAFERWLAQQAAPAKEPSTALEARGRALFLGNGCGACHTVRGTEADGVLGPDLTHVGGRHSIGAGLLPNDREGFARFIASTNHLKPEVRMPAFGMLPADDLTAIAAWLDGLE, encoded by the coding sequence GTGCTCGAACCAGAGGCAGCCCACCGCATCCGGCTGCGCCGTGCAGCAGCGCTCCCGTTCCTCGGGGCGGCGCTGCTGCTCTGCGGCTGCGACGGGATCCAGTCGACGCTCGCGCCGGCAGGCGTGGGGGCGAAACGGATCGCCACGCTCTTCTGGATCTCCGTCGTGGGCGCCGCAGCGATCTGGCTGGCGGTGATGGCCCTCACCCTCGTCGCGATCCGGCGCGGCAACGCCCGCGGCGAGGGGCGAAGGATCGCCGACGAGACCCGCGGTCCCGCCGCCTGGATCATCGTCGGCGGCGGCGCCGTCTTCCCCAGCGTGGTCCTTGCCGGCTACCTCCTCTACGGCCTCGCGCTCCTGCCCGATCTCGTCGCGCCGGCGCCGCACGGCAGCCTGCAGATCCAGATCTCCGGCGAGATGTGGTGGTGGCGGGTCCACTACCTGCCGCCGGGAGGTGATCCCGTTCCCCTCGCCAACGAGATCCGCCTGCCGGTGGGCGAGCCGGTGGAGTTCCTGGTCGAGAGCCCCGACGTGATCCACTCCTTCTGGATCCCCTCCCTCGGCCCCAAGATCGACATGATCCCCGGCAGGAAGAACCGCCTCGCCCTGCAGCCCACCACCACCGGCCTCTTCCGCGGCGCCTGCGCCGAGTATTGCGGCGCCTCCGACGCCCGGATGAACTTCTACGCAGAGGTGATGGAGAAGGCGGCCTTCGAGCGCTGGCTCGCGCAGCAGGCGGCGCCGGCGAAGGAGCCGTCGACGGCCCTCGAGGCCCGGGGCCGCGCGCTCTTCCTCGGCAACGGCTGCGGCGCCTGCCACACCGTCCGCGGCACCGAGGCCGACGGCGTCCTCGGTCCCGACCTCACCCACGTCGGCGGCCGCCACAGCATCGGCGCCGGCCTCCTCCCCAACGACAGGGAAGGCTTCGCGCGCTTCATCGCGAGCACGAACCACCTCAAACCCGAGGTACGCATGCCCGCCTTCGGTATGCTCCCGGCGGATGACCTCACGGCGATCGCCGCCTGGCTGGACGGCCTCGAATGA
- a CDS encoding AsmA family protein translates to MKRLITWTLAAAAALAVLFVGASALAFWLLDVDALVRAQVAKYEPEVEKQLGRDVELGAISTRFFPTLGARIDGITIAAAPGATDDAPLLQVASAGFDLDLFGALLSGGSEVALDAIYLDGVEIELVRRADGSLSIEDILARHPAEPAAEKKRDEGIDPGLLALLQRLSIDEVRLGGATIRLVDRAAPGGAPVESTVRDLDLRLRDVALGGPLTVELQAAAFAEKRNVDLAATVEIPADLRFEGIPAMRGIRARVDGLDLAPARPYLPIPLQAGVLEADFAVPELQAARPLELAGFVAVKGLHIDGGVPTDVRLAAELDADLRTLSARVEQIRLQLGSVDVTASGAVHDLGAAPRFENFLVRSSTLDPQVLLGALPMLRASLPEGATFEGAATLDLRASGTAAQQSLNLTFDAGQVDVLLPGTFAKPKGTPFALRVEGDFTPSSAALRKANLRLDELDLDLTGKVRDFAAPTYDFDLAAKPFSVDRLVRLLPQAAEQLAAQQTKAAGRGSLSGHLEGAPGKLAANFDFGLQDVDLQLPDTTVRGAVRARVYANGDPAGSIKGGLLLDAGESVIRIPGTLQKAAATPLVVDLAAARKGETLSFEKFDVRLAELQMRATGALGPGGAALDVVLLPLDLEKFARTVPAIPIERVRGGMVEAAVQVKGNPADISTLSVDLQRFALAIGRSDLQATATVRNLAAPAVTAQLQSRFLDLDEFFPPEEPADEGGEVAVREDDPSLRSIALTASFAVDKARVQQRDLENLRGNIVLEDGVLRIEKASFGLYGGTVRATGTEAEIWRGQIPFKARLVAENVDVARLLAGEFESEGVLGGKGDLDLQLDGVGFDREALEEHLTGGWNLQLAQGRISAAAITSSVLGGLAEVPGVGQQQLASEGEIRNLLASFAVEKGRMNLTKPVKLQLDGNRVELGGAVGIGGDLFLDGTYFVSPQLVAKVTGNRCTLEKEAAVPLRITGPAKKPAVQPDAKALGLVVAKGCLAGKAQQAVEKLAGPAASEAVGKAQEAAARAREEADAAKAKAEAEARRRKQEAEDRARQKARQEAEKLKNRFGF, encoded by the coding sequence ATGAAGCGCCTGATCACCTGGACCCTGGCCGCAGCAGCGGCGCTGGCGGTCCTCTTCGTCGGCGCCAGCGCGCTGGCCTTCTGGCTCCTCGACGTCGACGCCCTCGTCCGGGCGCAGGTGGCGAAATACGAGCCCGAGGTCGAGAAGCAGCTCGGCCGCGACGTGGAGCTGGGCGCGATCTCCACCCGCTTCTTCCCCACCCTCGGCGCGCGGATCGACGGCATCACGATCGCCGCTGCGCCGGGGGCGACCGACGACGCGCCGCTGCTGCAGGTGGCGTCCGCCGGCTTCGACCTCGACCTTTTCGGCGCCCTCCTCTCGGGCGGCAGCGAGGTGGCCCTGGACGCGATCTACCTCGACGGCGTCGAGATCGAGCTGGTCCGCAGGGCGGACGGCAGCCTCTCCATCGAAGACATCCTCGCCCGCCATCCGGCGGAGCCCGCCGCGGAGAAGAAGCGCGACGAGGGGATCGATCCCGGCCTGCTCGCGCTGCTCCAGCGGCTCTCGATCGACGAGGTCCGCCTCGGCGGCGCCACCATCCGCCTCGTCGACCGTGCGGCCCCGGGCGGCGCGCCGGTGGAGTCGACGGTCCGCGACCTCGACCTGCGCCTGCGCGACGTGGCGCTCGGCGGCCCCCTCACCGTGGAGCTGCAGGCTGCGGCCTTCGCCGAGAAGCGCAACGTCGACCTCGCCGCCACCGTGGAGATCCCCGCGGACCTCCGCTTCGAGGGGATCCCGGCGATGCGCGGCATCCGCGCCAGGGTCGACGGCCTCGACCTCGCCCCTGCCCGCCCCTACCTGCCGATCCCGCTGCAGGCCGGCGTGCTGGAGGCCGACTTCGCCGTCCCCGAGCTGCAGGCGGCGCGGCCCCTCGAGCTGGCGGGCTTCGTCGCCGTGAAGGGGCTCCACATCGACGGCGGCGTGCCCACGGACGTGCGCCTCGCAGCGGAGCTCGACGCCGACCTGCGCACCCTCTCGGCCCGCGTCGAGCAGATCCGCCTGCAGCTGGGCAGCGTCGACGTCACCGCCTCCGGTGCGGTCCACGATCTCGGCGCCGCGCCGCGATTCGAGAACTTCCTCGTCCGCAGCAGCACCCTCGATCCCCAGGTGCTCCTCGGCGCCCTGCCGATGCTCCGGGCCTCGCTGCCAGAAGGCGCCACCTTCGAAGGTGCTGCGACCCTCGATCTGCGGGCCAGCGGCACCGCTGCCCAGCAGAGCCTCAACCTCACCTTCGACGCGGGGCAGGTCGACGTCCTGCTCCCCGGCACCTTCGCCAAGCCGAAGGGGACGCCCTTCGCCCTGCGGGTCGAGGGGGACTTCACCCCGTCCAGCGCGGCGCTCCGCAAGGCGAACCTGCGCCTCGACGAGCTCGACCTGGACCTCACCGGCAAGGTCCGCGACTTCGCCGCCCCCACCTACGACTTCGACCTGGCGGCGAAGCCCTTCTCCGTGGACCGGCTGGTGCGCCTGCTCCCGCAGGCTGCGGAGCAGCTCGCGGCGCAGCAGACGAAGGCTGCGGGCAGGGGTTCGCTCTCGGGCCACCTCGAGGGCGCGCCGGGCAAGCTCGCCGCGAACTTCGATTTCGGACTCCAGGACGTCGATCTGCAGCTCCCCGACACCACCGTGCGGGGCGCGGTGCGGGCGCGGGTCTACGCCAACGGCGACCCGGCGGGCTCGATCAAGGGCGGGCTCCTCCTCGACGCAGGCGAGTCGGTGATCCGGATCCCCGGCACCCTGCAGAAGGCGGCAGCGACCCCGCTCGTCGTCGACCTCGCCGCAGCGCGAAAGGGCGAGACCCTCTCCTTCGAGAAATTCGACGTGCGCCTCGCCGAGCTGCAGATGCGCGCCACCGGCGCCCTCGGCCCTGGCGGCGCCGCCCTCGACGTGGTGCTGCTCCCCCTCGACCTGGAGAAGTTCGCCCGCACCGTCCCGGCGATCCCGATCGAGCGCGTCCGCGGCGGCATGGTGGAGGCAGCGGTGCAGGTGAAGGGCAACCCCGCCGACATCTCCACGCTCTCGGTCGATCTGCAGCGCTTCGCCCTCGCGATCGGCAGGAGCGATCTGCAGGCGACCGCCACGGTCCGCAACCTGGCCGCACCCGCCGTCACCGCCCAGCTCCAGTCGCGCTTTCTCGATCTCGACGAGTTCTTCCCGCCGGAGGAGCCCGCCGACGAGGGTGGCGAGGTGGCGGTCCGCGAGGACGATCCCTCCCTCCGATCGATCGCTCTCACCGCGTCCTTCGCCGTCGACAAGGCCCGGGTCCAGCAGCGCGACCTCGAGAACCTGCGGGGCAACATCGTCCTCGAGGACGGCGTGCTCCGGATCGAGAAGGCGAGCTTCGGACTCTACGGCGGCACCGTGCGCGCCACCGGCACCGAGGCGGAGATCTGGCGGGGGCAGATCCCCTTCAAGGCCCGCCTCGTCGCCGAGAACGTCGATGTGGCCCGCCTCCTCGCCGGCGAGTTCGAGAGCGAGGGCGTCCTTGGTGGCAAGGGGGACCTCGACCTGCAGCTCGACGGCGTCGGCTTCGATCGCGAGGCGCTGGAAGAGCACCTCACCGGCGGCTGGAACCTCCAGCTCGCCCAGGGCCGGATCTCGGCGGCGGCGATCACCTCGTCGGTCCTCGGCGGCCTCGCCGAGGTCCCCGGCGTCGGCCAGCAGCAGCTCGCTTCCGAGGGAGAGATCCGGAACCTCCTCGCCTCCTTCGCGGTGGAGAAGGGCCGGATGAACCTGACGAAGCCGGTGAAGCTGCAGCTCGACGGCAACCGGGTGGAGCTCGGCGGCGCGGTGGGGATCGGCGGCGACCTCTTCCTCGACGGCACCTACTTCGTCTCGCCGCAGCTGGTGGCGAAGGTCACCGGCAACCGCTGCACCCTCGAGAAGGAGGCGGCGGTGCCGCTCCGGATCACCGGCCCCGCGAAGAAGCCGGCGGTCCAGCCGGATGCGAAGGCCCTCGGCCTCGTCGTCGCGAAGGGCTGCCTCGCCGGCAAGGCGCAGCAGGCGGTGGAGAAGCTCGCGGGTCCTGCCGCGAGCGAGGCGGTCGGGAAGGCGCAGGAGGCGGCGGCGCGGGCCCGGGAGGAGGCCGACGCTGCGAAGGCGAAGGCCGAGGCCGAGGCGCGGCGCCGCAAGCAGGAGGCGGAGGATCGCGCCAGGCAGAAGGCCCGGCAGGAAGCCGAGAAGCTGAAGAACCGCTTCGGCTTCTGA
- a CDS encoding ABC transporter ATP-binding protein: MNAPSTRPQLPPLSAHDLLAQPGEELIRFDGLFKAFGPKKIYEGLDLDVRRGETLTVIGGSGTGKSVLLKCLIGLLRPDAGTITFDGRELTGLSEDGFIPVRRKIAMLFQGAALFDSLSVGENVAYPILEHFPKCPPAEVADRVAEKLEMVGLPGIEKMRPADLSGGMKKRVGLARAIAVDPEVVLYDEPTTGLDPINTRRINELIVKLNEQLHVTSIVVTHDMDSAYMVSHRMAMLYNHRILARGTVEEMRHSDLPEVRNFVRGMVGGED; encoded by the coding sequence GTGAACGCACCGTCCACCAGACCGCAGCTGCCGCCGCTCTCCGCCCACGACCTCCTGGCGCAGCCCGGCGAGGAGCTGATCCGCTTCGACGGGCTCTTCAAGGCCTTCGGTCCCAAGAAGATCTACGAGGGGCTCGACCTGGACGTGCGCCGCGGCGAGACCCTCACCGTCATCGGCGGATCCGGCACCGGCAAGAGCGTGCTGCTCAAATGCCTGATCGGCCTGCTCCGTCCCGACGCCGGCACGATCACCTTCGACGGACGTGAGCTCACCGGCCTCTCCGAGGACGGCTTCATCCCGGTGCGCCGCAAGATCGCGATGCTCTTCCAGGGCGCCGCGCTCTTCGACTCCCTCTCGGTCGGCGAGAACGTGGCCTACCCGATCCTCGAGCACTTCCCGAAATGCCCGCCGGCGGAGGTCGCCGACCGGGTGGCGGAGAAGCTCGAGATGGTGGGCCTGCCCGGCATCGAGAAGATGCGCCCGGCGGACCTCTCCGGCGGCATGAAGAAGCGCGTGGGCCTCGCCCGCGCCATCGCCGTGGATCCCGAGGTGGTGCTCTACGACGAGCCCACCACCGGCCTCGACCCGATCAACACCCGGCGGATCAACGAGCTGATCGTGAAGCTCAACGAGCAGCTCCACGTGACCTCGATCGTGGTGACCCACGACATGGACTCCGCCTACATGGTCTCGCATCGCATGGCGATGCTCTACAACCACCGGATCCTCGCCAGGGGCACCGTCGAGGAGATGCGGCACTCGGATCTGCCCGAGGTGCGCAATTTCGTCCGCGGCATGGTGGGCGGAGAAGATTGA
- a CDS encoding MlaE family ABC transporter permease, with amino-acid sequence MTPEASVAPSRPSRLAALLPAVHAAALQLGGASQLLFKVFTSGLRRPWEWRALLQQIEHIGVRSTSIGTLTALFAGMVLAVQFGFFMAKFGIAYAIGRVLALSVLRELGPVLTALTVGGRVGSGIAAELGSMQVTEQIDAIRALGADPVKKLVVPRVLAAMICLPLITVFADVVALVAGAVMSKSIYGISYVEFYRQAMDAVFLNDFTSGIFKAMIFGLLIAIVGCYKGFTTTGGTEGVGRSTTETVAISGIGVLVSDFLVTKLLLAL; translated from the coding sequence GTGACCCCGGAAGCCTCCGTCGCCCCGTCGCGCCCGTCGCGCCTCGCAGCGCTGCTGCCGGCGGTGCACGCAGCGGCGCTGCAGCTGGGCGGCGCCTCCCAGCTTCTGTTCAAGGTCTTCACCAGCGGCCTGCGCAGGCCCTGGGAGTGGCGCGCGCTGCTCCAGCAGATCGAGCACATCGGCGTCCGCTCCACCTCGATCGGCACCCTCACCGCGCTCTTCGCGGGGATGGTGCTCGCGGTGCAGTTCGGCTTCTTCATGGCGAAGTTCGGCATCGCCTACGCCATCGGCCGCGTGCTCGCGCTCTCGGTGCTCCGCGAGCTCGGGCCCGTGCTCACCGCCCTCACCGTGGGGGGCCGGGTCGGCTCGGGCATCGCCGCGGAGCTCGGCTCGATGCAGGTCACCGAGCAGATCGACGCCATCCGCGCCCTCGGCGCCGATCCGGTGAAGAAGCTGGTGGTCCCGCGGGTGCTGGCAGCGATGATCTGCCTGCCGCTCATCACCGTCTTCGCCGACGTGGTGGCGCTCGTCGCCGGCGCGGTGATGTCGAAGTCGATCTACGGCATCTCCTACGTCGAGTTCTACCGGCAGGCGATGGACGCGGTCTTCCTGAACGACTTCACCTCCGGGATCTTCAAGGCGATGATCTTCGGGCTGCTGATCGCCATCGTCGGTTGTTACAAGGGCTTCACCACCACCGGCGGCACCGAGGGCGTCGGCCGCTCCACCACCGAGACCGTCGCCATCTCCGGCATCGGCGTGCTCGTCTCCGACTTCCTCGTCACCAAACTCCTCCTCGCCCTGTGA
- a CDS encoding tetratricopeptide repeat protein — translation MKDRLRTGLLWTVAVGSMAVGLLGAALPRGEAGDGKEHRAEAQRLAAVQRLAEGDPAEATRAALDALALDPDDAEAWVLLGDLRSRQERWGEAEAAYERATELDGHRFRPWLQLGKVYRAVGRPAAAREAIGKARELDPDHPEAASEAAALAEERGDLQHAADLLAQGARRARGERRANLQARLATLHERRGDGEAAVVALRAAAAAAPRDPERWAALAAAWEKEGEGAEAALALERQAALEQAPALWERAGDLHAVSGAAEKAFAAYAHANEREDRPAAWLGIARLRLAAGDAAGAGQAADRALAARPTDDRPAIAAAIGTLLVDLGRAADAARVLHPLVRRSGDPMLVDTLARAQASAGQERKALGTCRQLRLQASGTAPGLFCQGLLGRQTG, via the coding sequence TTGAAGGATCGGTTGCGGACGGGTTTGCTCTGGACGGTGGCGGTGGGGTCGATGGCGGTGGGGCTGCTCGGCGCCGCCTTGCCCCGCGGCGAAGCAGGCGACGGCAAGGAGCACCGGGCGGAGGCGCAGCGCCTCGCTGCGGTGCAGCGCCTCGCCGAGGGGGATCCCGCGGAGGCGACCCGCGCCGCCCTCGACGCCCTCGCCCTCGATCCCGACGATGCCGAGGCCTGGGTCCTGCTCGGTGATCTGCGCAGCAGGCAGGAGCGGTGGGGCGAGGCGGAGGCAGCCTACGAACGCGCCACCGAGCTCGACGGCCACCGCTTCCGCCCCTGGCTCCAGCTCGGCAAGGTCTACCGGGCGGTGGGCAGGCCGGCAGCGGCGCGGGAGGCGATCGGGAAGGCCCGGGAGCTCGACCCCGACCACCCCGAGGCAGCGAGCGAGGCGGCTGCCCTGGCGGAGGAGCGGGGCGACCTCCAGCACGCAGCGGACCTCCTCGCCCAGGGGGCCCGCCGCGCCAGGGGCGAGCGCCGGGCGAACCTCCAGGCCCGCCTCGCGACGCTCCACGAGCGGCGCGGCGACGGGGAGGCTGCCGTGGTGGCGCTCCGGGCCGCTGCAGCAGCGGCGCCCCGCGATCCCGAGCGGTGGGCGGCGCTGGCTGCAGCCTGGGAGAAGGAAGGGGAGGGCGCCGAGGCGGCCCTCGCCCTGGAGCGCCAGGCTGCCCTCGAGCAGGCGCCAGCGCTCTGGGAGCGGGCCGGCGATCTCCACGCGGTGAGCGGTGCAGCCGAGAAGGCCTTCGCCGCCTATGCCCACGCCAACGAGCGCGAAGACCGCCCCGCCGCCTGGTTGGGCATCGCCCGCCTCCGCCTCGCCGCAGGCGACGCGGCGGGAGCAGGCCAGGCTGCCGACCGGGCCCTCGCTGCCCGCCCGACAGACGACCGTCCCGCCATCGCTGCGGCGATCGGGACGCTGCTGGTCGATCTGGGCAGGGCCGCGGATGCAGCCCGGGTGCTCCACCCGCTTGTCCGTCGCTCCGGCGATCCGATGCTGGTCGATACCCTCGCCAGGGCGCAGGCCAGCGCCGGCCAGGAGCGCAAGGCCCTGGGCACCTGCAGGCAGCTGCGCCTGCAGGCCTCCGGTACCGCCCCGGGCCTCTTCTGCCAGGGGCTGCTCGGCAGGCAGACCGGCTGA
- a CDS encoding mechanosensitive ion channel family protein codes for MQRPPRTSRRPVRRQTRRTRPGRGRGASRALGTAQLSLRSFKQATIVAVAMTGLVLALLGEEAVAQPEAAAPAAEQTAAGGAGGAAGGAPIFEAVEPQAAEAREVARATGEQARGVAAGLAERFVRGLPRLLVALAALIAAWIVFRLTRLVLRRVVPGWARATALTAVVGFAVWVLAGGIAVSVIAGDIRGLLGSVGLVGLALSWALQTPIESFTGWLLNSFRGYYRVGDRIAVGETYGDVFRIDVLTTTIWEIGGRERPGPVQAEQPTGRLITIPNHEILTGSVVNYTRDFPWVWDEIAVTVANESDLPFAAEVARQAVAAEIGEAMAEPARRYADVLRQQGLEIPIATEPEVFLTPVESWTEIAVRYLVPARGRRVWKSRLTLAVLGAYRRPDYADRIFPGYPREQQQRVDAAGKPID; via the coding sequence ATGCAGCGCCCGCCCCGCACCAGCCGCCGCCCCGTGCGGCGCCAGACGAGACGAACGCGCCCGGGACGAGGCCGCGGCGCCTCCCGTGCGCTCGGCACCGCGCAGCTCTCCCTGCGCTCCTTCAAGCAGGCGACCATCGTCGCGGTGGCGATGACGGGGCTCGTCCTCGCGCTGCTCGGCGAGGAGGCGGTGGCGCAGCCGGAGGCCGCGGCCCCCGCCGCCGAGCAGACGGCGGCAGGTGGCGCAGGTGGAGCCGCTGGCGGCGCCCCGATCTTCGAGGCGGTGGAGCCGCAGGCCGCCGAGGCGCGCGAGGTGGCCCGGGCCACCGGCGAGCAGGCCCGCGGGGTGGCCGCCGGCCTCGCGGAGCGCTTCGTCCGCGGGCTGCCCCGGCTGCTGGTGGCGCTGGCGGCGCTCATCGCCGCGTGGATCGTCTTCCGCCTCACCCGGTTGGTGCTCCGCCGCGTGGTGCCGGGCTGGGCCCGGGCCACCGCCCTCACCGCGGTGGTCGGCTTCGCGGTGTGGGTCCTCGCCGGTGGCATCGCGGTCAGCGTCATCGCCGGCGACATCCGCGGGCTGCTCGGCTCGGTGGGCCTCGTGGGCCTCGCCCTCTCCTGGGCGTTGCAGACGCCGATCGAGAGCTTCACGGGTTGGTTGCTCAACTCGTTCCGCGGCTACTACCGGGTCGGCGATCGGATCGCGGTGGGCGAGACCTACGGCGACGTCTTCCGGATCGACGTGCTCACCACCACGATCTGGGAGATCGGCGGGCGGGAGCGGCCGGGGCCCGTGCAGGCCGAGCAGCCCACCGGCAGGCTGATCACCATTCCCAACCACGAGATCCTCACTGGATCGGTGGTGAACTACACCCGGGATTTTCCCTGGGTCTGGGACGAGATCGCGGTGACGGTCGCCAACGAGTCGGACCTGCCCTTCGCCGCCGAGGTGGCGCGGCAGGCGGTGGCGGCGGAGATCGGCGAGGCGATGGCGGAGCCGGCGCGGCGGTACGCCGACGTGCTGCGGCAGCAGGGGCTCGAGATCCCCATCGCCACCGAGCCGGAGGTCTTCCTCACGCCGGTGGAGTCGTGGACGGAGATCGCGGTGCGCTACCTCGTGCCGGCCCGGGGGCGGCGGGTCTGGAAGTCCCGGCTCACCCTGGCGGTCCTCGGCGCCTACCGCCGGCCGGACTACGCCGATCGGATCTTCCCCGGCTACCCGCGCGAGCAGCAGCAGCGGGTGGACGCGGCGGGTAAGCCGATCGACTAA